A stretch of DNA from Gimesia chilikensis:
GACTGGTGACCACGTTGAGTATGAGATTAATCTCTTTGGGCGGAGGGTGATGGAAAATCGTTGCGACCTGATATGTCAAACAGCGCCAATAACGCCAACAATGGGTAACAATTTCAAAGTTCACAAATTACATCCTTGTCTCAGATAGCATTTCACATTTATCTTCCATTCATAAGAGAATTTAGGAATTCATAAAACACTCGCGCTCTCTAAATTCAAATTGTTGTGTCAATCTTGATTTCCATTCAATCGACTTCAGCATTAACCAAGGTTGCTGAGGCAGGTTTACTCTTAAAGTGATGTTTCCAGCCATGTTCTTTCATATTCACAGTCACAACAGATTGTTCTTGATACATCGCACAAAGATGCAAAAATCGAACTGGATGGATGCCCTTGAGAAAATCTGGAAAGCAATCATTTGTTAATGGGATAGCGGACCGTAGCCAGTCTGTATTAAACCAACAGAACCATTCTGAAACGGTAGGTAGCTCGACACGCCCCCCCTCCGGAAGATATTCCTTAGAAAATCGAGGTGTGTTACTGTTTGACCGGCCTGATTCCATTAACCATTTTTCAAATCGAACTAATAAATCCGGAGGCTTGAGGTAGTTCCAGGGATGAGCGACCATAATTGGGGAATTTTGTTTATCCCCGGATGGTTGAAACCAGCGTGCCTGGGGCCAACGGTTACCAGTTTCACTCGCTCGGGCAGTTGGGTCCATTAAGAGGATCCATTGTGTGCGAATTTGTTCCTTGAGATCATTTAAAAATAATCCCAGATGATCTTCCAGTGGTGATTCCTGAAATTGAATGAACCGGGCTAATCGCAGTTCTTTCATCTGACGACATTCCTGTAGGACACTAGAATTTCCACGTACAAAAATATTCGTTTTGAGTAACCAGGAATATCGCTCCCACCATGTTGGCAGGGATTTTTTTAGTATTGAAATATCTTCTGAATGGAGATTAAGTACGATTGTGGTTGTTGGGACTCCGGTGGGATGAAATTTCTCAGGGACCATCGGCACCGTATTCCCCTCGGGAGAAATCACTGTCTGATTCCACCCTTTGCGATCGTACATCCCGGCGGTATCAATCGCCTCCGGTGTATCAGTAGTGGCTAAATGAATCGCCTCATCATAAGGCATATGCGGGAATGCTTTTAAACCGCTGGGACTGGTGCAATTGAATATTTCCAATCCTTCGTTATCAAAATGTGGTTTCAATTGTTCCAATCGTGTATTCAAAATCCGGTATGAAGAATTATTCCCATTGACTGATGACTTCGACCTGTCTTGGTCAAATGCATAATTCTGCTGACCAAACTCCATGCGAAAGTCGCAGCCCAGTAGAAAGATCCGTCTGATACCCAGATAAAATAGAAGGCGTATTGCAATATACATCACAGAGCGAGAGCCCTTGTTTCCCTGAGAGTCCGCTTTCTTTGAATGATTCCCCCAGTTAAATGTATCTTCATACAACCAGCGTTCAGGTTGGAAATCTTCATTTCTACGGTAACCAAAAACCGTAGGCATATCTCCAACTTTTTGAATAGACGGTTGTAATTGTCCGGAGTCATCCCTGACCGCAAATTGTTTTTCCATATGACAGAGTGGGACGAATTTCAAGATGGCCGGGTCTCGCCAGATCACATCATGGAAGTGAGTAGGATCATCAACACTACACCATAAATGAGGACGGATAATTGTAGCAGCGTTATTCACCGCGCAAGTTAATACACCTCGCGTGTTGAGTTTCTCCAGGTCATTTTTGACTAATGAAGGACCAGAGCAAATTAAAAACGCAGATCGGCCCCGATACATGTCGCCAAAGAACAGATTATGTCCGTCACGCGTGAAGATCATCGGCGGAGGCTGGAGATATCTCCCCACATGGAATCCCACTGTTCTCTCGCGCGCATGTCTTAGGTGTTTATGGTCATTTTCATCACGTGCCACTCCGCGAGAAGTCAAGCTTATGTGCTTTGAATCTGACACTAGTTATAATTCCTTGTTGGAAGATTTCGATTCACAACTTCTAAACTTAATTGCCATTAGTAGCTGATATTTTCTGGCTTGAATGTTTCTGGCAGTACTCCAGATTTTGAACGACATCTGGACGATCCGGACGATATTTCAAAGATTCCGCAAACGCGTGTGCGGCCGTTTCATATTTACCCTGCTGCATCAAGACGACTCCTAAATTCGCAAATGAAGCAGGATCATCAGGGTTAACGGAAATCAATCGCTGTAAATAGTGTTCTGAATCGATGGGGTTACCACATTCGAAGTGCCAACGGCAGATTTCATTTAGTAGTGGAATATTGTTTTGATCAATCTGTAGTCCAAGTTCATAATGTAGTTTTGCCTGATCATACTCTTCAGAAAGGATGGCGAGTTTCCCTTCAAAATAGTGAATCAGGGACTGAAGGTCGTTTCTAGACTGGACACCTTGAAGTAGTTGCCTCAGCTTCTTACTTTTATTCTGCGACAACAGATTTTCGCCAAGACCGCGCCATCCAGGAAAGTATTCTTGGTGTTCACTCGTCAGAATCCGCCATTGATTTTCCGCTTCTGGAAAGCGATCCCAGTCTTCATAGACCACCGCCAGATTATGGCGCGCCTTAAAACTGGCAATCCCTTGATCAACGCTCGTAAAACTTCGTTCGGTTTCCTCATCCAGAATTCGATGATATGTATGAGCAGCTTCTTGATATCTTTCAAACTGATGATCTAACAGAGCCAGTCGAAATAATAATTCTTTATTATCGGGAAACAGCTTGAGACCATCCTTAACGATTTCCCATGCTTGTTGTCGTCGATCCAATTGAGATAGCGCATTGACGAGCAGTGCATACGCCTTACAGAGATGAGATTCAGCTTGGCCCGAAACATTGATACAACGTGTCAGATAATCGACGGCTAATTCATATTGCCCTGCATCAGCGTGAGTCATACCCAGATTGAATAAAACAAAAGGATGTTCGGGACGATCATTCAATTCTTTTTCCAGCAATCTAAAATCCCGTGTTAGCTTCCGGGCTCTTCCTTGCTGTGATTGATCAGAACCCGAGTGTACGACATAAATACCGGTCCAGCCTACTTCCCCTTGCGCCCTGCGTATGGACGGAATAATCTGTTCGTGAATTCGAAACTCAAACCGTAAGTCAGGACGATTCCGAAAAAGTTTAACATGGTCCACAGCAGTGATATCCGATGGTTCCTTACCGGGACAATGTACCTGGGCGACATACCCCATCATCTCGTCCGGATGAGGACCATCGACCAGTTCGCGCAACTGCCTGCCGCAATGCTCGGGTAAAGTGTCATCCGAATCCATCCAAAAGATCCATTCACCACGTGCATGATCTATTGATTCATTGCGAGCGGCTGCAAAATCATCCCGCCAGGGCCAGTGGAAAACTCGTGCCCCCAGTTCTTCACAAATATCAGGAGTTGCATCTTGTGATCCCGTGTCGACTACAACGATTTCATCAACCCATGGCTTCAGAGTCTCTAAGCAGGGACGAATCGTTTCTTCATTATCTCTTACAATTAAACAAGCGGATAATCGGATTTGATTGGGCTGTAATTTCAGCCCCTGTGCAGTTTGTTCGACTGTAAATAAAGGCCTGTCTTTTCCTGATGTGACTTGCGTGTGCTTAAATTCGGTTGGCTTTACAGTTCCAGTTGAGCCGCTACTTGGTGAGTCCCATTTCTGCTGATAAATTTTTTGATTTTCCTGTAGGATCTGTCCCAGGTTATAACCTGCTCCCTGAAACGAAACACTTCCGAAATGATGCACAAAACTATCGATCGCGATCAAGGTCCGATAGCCAACCCCGCGGGCACGGCGGCATAAATCGTCATCCTCAAAATTCCCTACCCCAAATCTCTCATCCAGGCCACCAATCTGATCGAGCACTGATTTTTTTATCAATAAACAAAAACCAACCAGTCGTTCTGTTTCTAGTACCTTTCCACGATTTACCTGCCCCCAATCCCAGGCAAATCCATCCAGCTCATTAACATGGCGATAATTGACGGCAATCTGCTGAGGACCACTGACCTGATTTGAAACAGGGCCAACCAGACCAATTTGATCGGAGGAATACAGAACATTGAGCATCCGCTCCAACCAGCCAGTAGACACAATCGTGTCATTATTTAACAACAGAATAGACTCACCTGTGGCGAGTTCGATTCCCTGATTTACTGCAGCTGGAAAACCTCGGTTGCTCTCATTGCAAATCACTTTTGCACCAGCAATTGATTGCAGATATCGAGCAGTTCCATCACTGGACGCATTATCGACGAATATCAGTTCAATCGGCTCATCTGTTCTGAGTAGAATGCTTTCTACACACTGTTTCGTAAACTGAAATTGATTATGGGTGACGATTATGATGGAAGTCTTACTTCCTTTCCATTTATTTCGACTTACTGAACGCGTGAGGTATTGATATGCATAAAACTCAGCTGCCTCATCTACAGAGGCGGCCCGAATCTGTAACCCACCAATCGAAAGTTCAATCGGACTTCCCTGGTTCACCCAATCCTGATATCCCTCTCCCCCTACCATCTTCATCTCTTCTACGGAAAAACCTGTCCGATAGAGGAGTTTTTCGATTTCCCTCCGCGTAAAAAAACGAACATGGTCAATGTCAAGTAAGCCGGCAGTTTCGTAGGTCCAGTTACCCGCCAGCAAAGAGCGGATAATTGTATGGTTTCGAATATTGGGGAGACTTGTGACTAGACAACCATCCGGCTTCAGCCACTCTTGGGCGAGAGCTAATACAGTTTCTGGAGAACGGAGATGCTCCAAAACATCGGCACAGACAATACAGTCAAACGAATTATTTTCGAACTTAATGCTACCGGATTCGATATCGCCGTTTAATACCTCATCAAGATTCTTTCGTGCACGTTGAGCAGCAACTGGGTCGTATTCCACACCTGTGACATGTGCAGCTTGACGACGTTTTATTGATGCTCCCAGCCTACCTCCGCCACAGCCAATTTCCAGAATGTTCCGAGCCGTTTCGGGAATCATTGCCAGGACATCGGCGCGGTCATGTTCAAAATAATCATTCGCTTTTGTCTGAATCGAGGAACGTAACACAACTGATGATTCATTCATTTGGTTGCCGGGAACTGCCAGTTCTTTTTGCATTTCAGTAGTATTGCTAATAGCATTCAGCATCGATTCCATGCGATGGCGATAGGTGTGTGCCCGCAAGACCTCCTGGCGTCCCGCTTCTGCTATTTTTAAACGCTCTGCATCATGGTGTAGATAATATTCCATCACTTCCCATAACTGATCGTCATTGGAATAATTAACTAGATGTTTCTGATCCTGGAACAATTCAGCCTGCCCCGATGATTCCGGTAACGAATTTGTAATCATCAAGGCGCCACTACACAGCCCCTCAAAAACTCGCATATTGAGATCATCGAGTAACGATCGATTGAATACAATTTTTGAGGCTGAATAAATTTCGGCCATTTCATCCAGATATCGATTGCCAACAAAAGTCTTTGGAAACCGATGCTGAATCAGCGAAAGTAGGCGTTCACGTTCACCGGGAAAACCATTTCCGACAAACGCCAGATCGTACCTTAAATCGACTTTTCGCTTTCCGTGAATCTCCGGGTCACAGGCCAGTGGTAACCAGGATGCGTTCTCAATCCCGTCTGACACTAATTTTAAGACCCCACGCTTCTGTGCTGCGAAAGTCCAGTCAGCCTGTTGTGCCAGGATCAATGCTCTTTCGTATTCAAGATGGGTGTCAATGGCCCACCATGCAGCTGGCTTAAGATGCTCTGGGATCTGCTGAATCAAACCATCATCGACAAATAGAAAGAGATCGAAGTATTGTCTGGGAATAGCATCGTATTCATCCGGAGTAAAATGCTCTACTTCGGCCAATTGACCGGAGCAAACTAACTCTCCAAGTGCCCTACGGCAGTAAAGTCCTGTCGTTTCCGGGCGGGGTCGGTTATCGAAAATCACAGCAATCCGTTTCACTTTTTTACTCCAAACAGTCGTTACACTTCTGTTTTTGATGCGGTCCCCAATAAAGGTCGATATGACCGCCCCATGACCACATCCCAGGTGAATTCGCTTCGGAATTTTTTAAGTCCGGCTTTACCCAAAGAAACTCTTAAGTCGTTATCATCCAGCAGACGCTGCAATTGGCGGCATAAATCTTCCACATCTCCCGGGGCAAATAATAGTCCTGTTTGTTCATGATCGATAACCCATTCCAGACCACCGATCCGACTGGCTATAACAGGTCGTCCACATCCCATTGCTTCGACGGCACTTCTTCCAAGAGCCTCTTGGGCGACGGTGGGAAAAACCAGCAGATCAGTTTGACACATCATTTCAGTCAGTTCTTTTTGAGACTGCCACCCGATACTGCGGAAATAGTCTGGATCGTTCTCGCGTTCTTCCCTGGTGATCCAGAGTTCAAAATCCTGCCTGAGCTCCCACAACTGCTCTGCCGCCGCATGCAACACATGAAATCCTTTCATCAGTTCATCACAAAGTCCCGCAAACAGGATTCTTACCTTTTGCCCTTCCTTAAAAGGGGGAGCTGAATATTCCAGGGGAAAGCGTGTGGTATCAAAACCACTGGGGACAACATGAATAGCTGGTGTGTACGGTTTAATCAGCTCTGCAATCGACGGATTGACAACAAGAAC
This window harbors:
- a CDS encoding glycosyltransferase, whose product is MKRIAVIFDNRPRPETTGLYCRRALGELVCSGQLAEVEHFTPDEYDAIPRQYFDLFLFVDDGLIQQIPEHLKPAAWWAIDTHLEYERALILAQQADWTFAAQKRGVLKLVSDGIENASWLPLACDPEIHGKRKVDLRYDLAFVGNGFPGERERLLSLIQHRFPKTFVGNRYLDEMAEIYSASKIVFNRSLLDDLNMRVFEGLCSGALMITNSLPESSGQAELFQDQKHLVNYSNDDQLWEVMEYYLHHDAERLKIAEAGRQEVLRAHTYRHRMESMLNAISNTTEMQKELAVPGNQMNESSVVLRSSIQTKANDYFEHDRADVLAMIPETARNILEIGCGGGRLGASIKRRQAAHVTGVEYDPVAAQRARKNLDEVLNGDIESGSIKFENNSFDCIVCADVLEHLRSPETVLALAQEWLKPDGCLVTSLPNIRNHTIIRSLLAGNWTYETAGLLDIDHVRFFTRREIEKLLYRTGFSVEEMKMVGGEGYQDWVNQGSPIELSIGGLQIRAASVDEAAEFYAYQYLTRSVSRNKWKGSKTSIIIVTHNQFQFTKQCVESILLRTDEPIELIFVDNASSDGTARYLQSIAGAKVICNESNRGFPAAVNQGIELATGESILLLNNDTIVSTGWLERMLNVLYSSDQIGLVGPVSNQVSGPQQIAVNYRHVNELDGFAWDWGQVNRGKVLETERLVGFCLLIKKSVLDQIGGLDERFGVGNFEDDDLCRRARGVGYRTLIAIDSFVHHFGSVSFQGAGYNLGQILQENQKIYQQKWDSPSSGSTGTVKPTEFKHTQVTSGKDRPLFTVEQTAQGLKLQPNQIRLSACLIVRDNEETIRPCLETLKPWVDEIVVVDTGSQDATPDICEELGARVFHWPWRDDFAAARNESIDHARGEWIFWMDSDDTLPEHCGRQLRELVDGPHPDEMMGYVAQVHCPGKEPSDITAVDHVKLFRNRPDLRFEFRIHEQIIPSIRRAQGEVGWTGIYVVHSGSDQSQQGRARKLTRDFRLLEKELNDRPEHPFVLFNLGMTHADAGQYELAVDYLTRCINVSGQAESHLCKAYALLVNALSQLDRRQQAWEIVKDGLKLFPDNKELLFRLALLDHQFERYQEAAHTYHRILDEETERSFTSVDQGIASFKARHNLAVVYEDWDRFPEAENQWRILTSEHQEYFPGWRGLGENLLSQNKSKKLRQLLQGVQSRNDLQSLIHYFEGKLAILSEEYDQAKLHYELGLQIDQNNIPLLNEICRWHFECGNPIDSEHYLQRLISVNPDDPASFANLGVVLMQQGKYETAAHAFAESLKYRPDRPDVVQNLEYCQKHSSQKISATNGN